In a single window of the Pseudomonas sp. B21-015 genome:
- a CDS encoding sigma-54-dependent Fis family transcriptional regulator, protein MFTQVPQPLVYAETLLAQFASLSRAADGTALLGDFVRGLAELSGCELTQLYLLDATHTCLGMNAECLNGILQPREGASLPADYNGEQLLQFALCQNRVVCLSELSGSLHETSFLPPQATPWQSLLCVPLVNQQKAVEGLLLCASHRQVDLQGFADSLGQLGSFVLGQLHLLQRLRQPTGDTRPAPLNVPSASGYGLIGKSVAMRQTYSLISKVLHSPYTVLLRGETGTGKEVVARAIHDCGPRRSQAFIVQNCAAFPENLLESELFGYRKGAFTGADRDRAGLFDAANGGTLLLDEIGDMPLSLQAKLLRVLQEGEIRPLGSNDTHKIDVRIIAATHRDLSVLVNEGKFREDLYYRLAQFPIELPALRQREGDILDLARHFADKACTFLQRDAVRWSDAALDHLSGYTFPGNVRELKGLVERAVLLCEGGELLTEHFSLRMEAMPEDSSLNLRERLEQVERSLLLDCLRKNDGNQTLAARELGLPRRTLLYRLGRLNINLGDFDG, encoded by the coding sequence ATGTTCACTCAAGTGCCGCAACCGCTGGTCTATGCCGAAACCTTGCTGGCGCAGTTCGCCAGCCTGTCGCGGGCGGCGGACGGCACTGCGCTGCTGGGTGACTTCGTGCGCGGCTTGGCCGAGCTCAGCGGTTGCGAGCTGACGCAGCTGTACCTGCTGGACGCGACCCACACCTGCCTGGGAATGAACGCCGAGTGCCTGAACGGCATTCTGCAACCCCGGGAAGGGGCGAGCCTGCCGGCGGATTACAACGGTGAACAACTGCTGCAGTTCGCCCTGTGCCAGAACCGCGTGGTGTGCCTCAGCGAGCTGAGCGGCAGCCTGCACGAAACCAGTTTCCTGCCGCCCCAGGCCACGCCCTGGCAGTCGCTGCTGTGCGTGCCGCTGGTCAATCAGCAAAAGGCTGTCGAAGGTTTGCTGCTGTGCGCCAGTCACCGGCAGGTCGACCTGCAAGGCTTTGCCGATTCCCTCGGTCAACTGGGTTCGTTCGTGCTCGGCCAACTGCACTTGTTGCAACGTTTGCGTCAGCCGACCGGTGATACACGCCCGGCGCCGCTCAACGTCCCGAGCGCCAGCGGCTATGGCCTGATCGGCAAGAGCGTGGCCATGCGCCAGACCTACTCGCTGATCAGCAAAGTCCTGCACAGCCCTTACACCGTACTGTTGCGCGGCGAGACCGGCACTGGCAAGGAAGTGGTCGCGCGGGCGATTCACGACTGCGGCCCGCGCCGTTCCCAGGCGTTCATCGTGCAGAACTGCGCGGCGTTCCCCGAGAACCTGCTGGAAAGCGAGCTGTTCGGCTACCGCAAAGGCGCCTTCACCGGTGCCGATCGCGACCGTGCCGGGCTGTTCGACGCGGCCAATGGCGGCACCTTGTTGCTCGACGAAATCGGCGACATGCCGTTGTCCCTGCAAGCCAAATTGCTGCGCGTATTGCAGGAAGGCGAGATCCGCCCGTTGGGTTCCAACGACACCCACAAGATCGACGTGCGCATCATCGCCGCGACGCACCGCGATTTGTCGGTGCTGGTCAACGAAGGCAAATTCCGCGAGGACTTGTACTACCGCCTCGCGCAATTCCCGATCGAGCTGCCGGCGTTGCGTCAGCGCGAAGGCGACATCCTCGACCTGGCGCGGCACTTCGCCGACAAGGCCTGCACGTTTTTGCAACGGGATGCGGTGCGTTGGTCCGACGCGGCGCTGGATCACCTGTCCGGATATACCTTCCCCGGCAACGTTCGCGAACTCAAAGGTTTGGTCGAACGCGCGGTATTGCTGTGCGAGGGCGGCGAGTTGCTGACCGAGCATTTCTCCCTGCGCATGGAAGCCATGCCGGAAGACAGCAGCCTGAACCTGCGCGAACGCCTGGAGCAGGTCGAACGCAGTTTGCTGCTCGACTGCCTGCGCAAGAACGACGGCAACCAGACCCTCGCCGCCCGCGAACTAGGCCTGCCGCGCCGCACACTGCTGTACCGCCTCGGGCGCCTGAACATCAACCTGGGTGATTTCGATGGTTAA